TTTAGATCATCGGGAGACTCGCCAAATAGTGGCGGCAGCCTGCCCAGGCAAAAGGGTTTTAAATCTCTTTGCCTATACTTGCGCTTTTAGTGTCCATGCGGCGATAGCTGGAGCAACTTTTACAAAAAGCGTGGATATGTCGAACACTTACACTGCCTGGGGAGCTGGCAACTTCGAGCTTAACGCTCTTCCATTGAAAAAAAATCCTATTATTCGTGAAGATTGCTTAAAATTTCTAAGCCTAGAAAGCCGTACCGGCACTAAATACGACGTTATTATTATCGATCCTCCCACTATCTCGCGCTCGAAAAAAATGCTGGAAATGTTTGATATCCAAATCGATTATGTGGACCTATTGTCTAAAGCTATTAAACTTCTTTGCAAAAAAGGAGTAATATTTTTCAGCACTAATTCGCGCCACTTTGTTTTTGATAAAAGCCTTTTTAGCACTTGTTCGATTATCGACATCTCTGCTAAAACTTTGCCTTTAGATTTTCACGATCCTAAAATTCATCGTTGCTGGAAAATTACTCCTTTCTCTCCGTAAATAAACGCATATTTTTTGATACATCTTTTTACTGTAATTTTCTCGACAAAAAGTAGTCCTATTTTTAATTTGCTAGGGGTAAAAAATATTTTTTGATTTTTGAAAACGTTTTTATTGAGGCAAAAAGAGCCCTTCTATTTACATTCTCTGCCAGATTTCATAAACATGTCCTTGCTTAGCAGAGAAAAAGTTAGGTCTGTCTATCTCTGGAAAAGCAAAATTTGCCTTTAAGATATCATGGTCGAGTTCGAATATACCTTTAAAAGCTTTTTCGGCAAAAGGCCCTGAATGAGGAATTAAATCTATCTGGTAGGGTTGAAAATTAACATTAATGGATATTTTTCCCTTATCACTTTTAGGAAAGCCTCCTACATAGTTGGGAAAAGTTAAGTCCCCCCAGGCTAATTTAAAATGTTCCACATCAGGGAAGCTATAGATAAAGTTCTCAAATATAGCAGAGGGTAACCACAGGCCATTAAGTTGGCAGCCTATTACTTTCCAATTTCCTTTCAATGCCTTGTCTATTTCAGGCTTATTAATTTTATTTGTGGTCATACAATTTCCTTATCTTGTTGAATTGCTATTTTTACCCAGCTGTTAAGGGCTTCGTTCATTTTTTGCAAAATTTGAAGGTTTTCTTTTATCCCATAGTTGGCTGCTAAATAAGTAGGATCTTTATAACCAATTTGAGTAAGGCCTTTATCGTCTTGCCATACAAGAATTTTTAGAGGCAGTTCTATCCCAATCGCAGGATTTTCTTGCATGAGTAAAGTGCCTGTTTTAGGGTCTCCAAAAATCAGTAGTTGTTCATAGGGTAACTCTAATCCTTTTTTTAAAGCTTCTCCTGCATGATCGATAGTTGTAAATAACGTAACATTACTAGCCTTAAAAAGGCTGATTAGCTTTTCGACTATTTTCAAAGGTGGTTCAGCACTAGAATAGGTGATAAAGGGATCGGAAGGGATGCTCATGATGAAAATCCTTGGTGCAGCCTAGATTGTAAAGTTAAGTTGAATATGACAAAATTAAATTTTAATTTAAAGTTTTTCTTAAGTGATGGGATAAAAGAAATTCATAAGTGTTAGAGCTCCTGCTTTTTACTCATACTTATTTTATCTTACGTATAAGGTCTAGCTAGTGATAAAAGATGGGGGGAATAAGAATAAAATAAAAAGATCATTTACACCTTTAAAGAAGGCGGCCTTATATCATGAATGATGCTTTACCTTTTTTTGAGCAGGTTCTTCGTACAATAGCTAGGAGATAGCCATTTCTCCCTTTATTGTATATAAATACAGTTGTGCTTTAGCTGGATTTGAAATAGGGTTTAAGGGCATGGAGGTGAGAAAAGTAGGAGGTAGCAAAGCCTTTTTGAATTTATAGGTTTGTACAGGATATCAAAAAGTAGCGAGCAAACTTTTATCCGGATAAACTTCAGGTTGGGTAGGAAAGTAAGATTAGGGAAATAAGGAGAGGGGAGAAAAACTCATTTTTGGATAACCAATAAAGCATTATCGAAATGATTTAATTTTGAAGGAATAATGATCACTTCTATATATTTTAATTGATACTCTTTTCTCAGGTAAGGGATAAGCTTTATAAAAGCTACTCTTGAATGAGCGGTAAGATCTTCAATAATATATATTCCTCCTTCTTTAAGTTTGTGAATACTGTGTTGCAAAAAATTGAGGTTAGCGTCAAATTCATGCAAACCATCCTCGATCATAATATCAAATTGAAGGCCATGTAAATCCTCATTGCTAAACAAATTGTGAATCGAGCTCTTCTGACGTTGGTCACAATAATAGGTTTTAATCGTTGGAGTCTGAAATAGAATTCTTTGATCTATATCGGCGCCGAAAATGTGTGCTTTGGGAAAAAAAAGAGCCCATCCATGCAGCGAAGCTCCAGGGGTGCCTTCTTTTCCCATATTATAGGGGATATCTGAATAGTTAGTCCCAATCCCTAACTCAAAAAGATTAATGTTATTATGCCTCCACGGGCCGAATAATTTAGCATACAGTGTGGTGTAGTTGTGCCTTTTATCTCCTTTATCACTGCCATATGAAGTCATGATGGCACATAAGGTCGTCGAGGTTTTATATTCTTGATGGGATAAATATGCATTTACCCATTCTTCCACGGGAATTTTTGCTAATCTATTCATTAGCTCCAAGGGTGATTTTTTTTATGTGTAAAACGCAATTCAGACTTTAAAAGATCTTAGAAATAATGTACCATAAAATT
This Neochlamydia sp. AcF84 DNA region includes the following protein-coding sequences:
- a CDS encoding class I SAM-dependent methyltransferase, whose protein sequence is MNEVALYLPSIADGEDKTSPFKNRLRKNYRHIRKWAKRTTTDCFRIYDREIRHYPLAIDFYAGRFCVHYFSRTREAPEPSAELKEEIEQTLSSLFGVTPDLIYWRTRVRRQKLEQYEKKGSTKEYFIGHEYGVRFKINLRDYLDTGLFLDHRETRQIVAAACPGKRVLNLFAYTCAFSVHAAIAGATFTKSVDMSNTYTAWGAGNFELNALPLKKNPIIREDCLKFLSLESRTGTKYDVIIIDPPTISRSKKMLEMFDIQIDYVDLLSKAIKLLCKKGVIFFSTNSRHFVFDKSLFSTCSIIDISAKTLPLDFHDPKIHRCWKITPFSP
- a CDS encoding DUF302 domain-containing protein, which translates into the protein MSIPSDPFITYSSAEPPLKIVEKLISLFKASNVTLFTTIDHAGEALKKGLELPYEQLLIFGDPKTGTLLMQENPAIGIELPLKILVWQDDKGLTQIGYKDPTYLAANYGIKENLQILQKMNEALNSWVKIAIQQDKEIV
- a CDS encoding class I SAM-dependent methyltransferase, with the protein product MNRLAKIPVEEWVNAYLSHQEYKTSTTLCAIMTSYGSDKGDKRHNYTTLYAKLFGPWRHNNINLFELGIGTNYSDIPYNMGKEGTPGASLHGWALFFPKAHIFGADIDQRILFQTPTIKTYYCDQRQKSSIHNLFSNEDLHGLQFDIMIEDGLHEFDANLNFLQHSIHKLKEGGIYIIEDLTAHSRVAFIKLIPYLRKEYQLKYIEVIIIPSKLNHFDNALLVIQK